One Paralichthys olivaceus isolate ysfri-2021 chromosome 21, ASM2471397v2, whole genome shotgun sequence genomic window carries:
- the aqp8a.1 gene encoding aquaporin-8a.1: MSGSKTNTEVFTVADVGEEEVESGSNNKKRCMYERYVQPCLAELFGTSLFVFVGCASVIGNVGAGGVLQPALAHGLTLGTLIMVLGQISGGHFNPAVSLSVFLCGGMELLLMVPYITAQTVGGMIGAALAKVMYPTNLYDSALGGALQPSTSDLGKATMAEMMLTLILTTVVCLGAVNRQTRSPSAPFCIGLTVTANIIAGGMLSGGCMNPARAFGPAVAAHQWDHHWIYWVGPMCGALLTVTFIRLFFGDQRTRVMLK; this comes from the exons ATGTCAGGGTCCAAAACCAACACAGAGGTGTTCACAGTGGCTGacgtgggagaggaggaggtggagagcgGCAGCAACAACAAGAAGAGGTGCATGTATGAGAGGTATGTTCAGCCCTGCCTGGCCGAGCTGTTCGGGACCAGCCTGTTCGTGTTCGTGGGATGTGCGTCTGTCATCGGGAACGTGGGAGCAGGCGGCGTCCTCCAGCCGGCTCTGGCACACGGACTGACACTGGGCACGCTCATCATGGTGTTAGGGCAAATAAG TGGGGGCCACTTTAACCCTGCAGTGTCTCTGAGCGTATTCCTTTGTGGAGGGATGGAGCTGCTCCTGATGGTGCCTTACATCACAGCTCAGACTGTAGGAGGGATGATCGGTGCTGCTTTGGCCAAG GTCATGTACCCGACCAACTTGTACGACTCTGCCCTCGGAGGAGCCCTTCAGCCCAGCACCAGCGACCTGGGTAAAGCCACGATGGCAGAGATGATGCTGACCCTGATCCTCACCACCGTGGTGTGCTTGGGCGCCGTCAACCGTCAGACCCGCTCACCGTCGGCTCCATTCTGCATCGGCCTCACGGTGACGGCTAACATAATAGCAGG AGGGATGCTGTCCGGAGGCTGTATGAACCCCGCACGAGCCTTCGGTCCTGCAGTGGCTGCCCATCAGTGGGACCATCACTGGATCTACTGGGTCGGACCCATGTGTGGTGCACTGCTCACTGTCACCTTCATCAG GTTGTTCTTTGGCGACCAGAGGACTCGTGTTATGCTGAAGTGA
- the LOC109626807 gene encoding aquaporin-8-like: MGVEKMEMEDVDSTLMEKGQKKLAPPPPNKYEKLFQPCLAEIVGTMFFVFIGCVSVIENVPSAGRLQPALVHGLAVAVMVAVMDNISGSHFNPPFTIAIYLCGGMELMMVGPYLACQLIGGVVGAGMSKMMTPADRYHNATGAAFDILKSESQLSGAIFGEVAMTCLVTMVVLLVAVNKKTKTPLAPFLVGCTVIICVLAGGDVSGTCLNPARAFGPAVMANYWTYHWVYWVGPIGGGLVAAALLRLILGDDKVRVVMKS, translated from the exons ATGGGAGTCgagaaaatggaaatggaagATGTTGACTCCACTCTCATGGAGAAGGGCCAGAAGAAGCTGGCGCCCCCTCCTCCTAACAAGTATGAGAAACTGTTCCAGCCCTGCCTGGCCGAGATAGTGGGGACCATGTTCTTCGTTTTCATCGGCTGTGTGTCCGTCATCGAGAACGTTCCATCGGCCGGACGCCTGCAGCCGGCTCTGGTGCATGGACTGGCTGTGGCTGTGATGGTCGCGGTCATGGACAACATCAG TGGCTCCCACTTCAACCCTCCCTTCACAATTGCCATCTACCTGTGCGGAGGTATGGAGCTGATGATGGTGGGGCCATATCTCGCCTGCCAACTGATTGGAGGAGTGGTCGGAGCTGGAATGTCCAAG ATGATGACCCCTGCAGACCGCTACCACAATGCCACAGGGGCAGCGTTTGATATCCTCAAGTCAGAGAGCCAGCTATCTGGGGCTATCTTCGGGGAGGTGGCCATGACCTGCCTGGTCACCAtggtggtgctgctggtggCCGTCAACAAGAAGACAAAGACCCCGCTGGCTCCCTTCCTGGTGGGCTGCACTGTCATCATCTGCGTCTTGGCAGG AGGTGATGTGTCAGGGACGTGTCTGAACCCAGCCAGGGCATTCGGCCCTGCAGTGATGGCCAACTACTGGACCTACCACTGGGTCTACTGGGTGGGGCCCATCGGAGGAGGTCTGGTGGCAGCTGCTCTGCTCAG gCTCATCCTTGGTGATGATAAGGTACGAGTGGTTATGAAATCATAA
- the hbae5 gene encoding hemoglobin, alpha embryonic 5 produces MSLTEKDKTTVKAMWAKIGKSAEVVGADALGRMLIIYPQTKTYFSHWTDLKPGSKPVKEHGKRIITAIGQGVAKIDDLNSGMLELSELHAFQLRVDPANFKLLSHCILVVLAVMFPKDFTPEVHVAMDKYLACLSLALSERYR; encoded by the exons ATGAGTCTGACCGAGAAAGACAAGACCACCGTCAAGGCCATGTGGGCCAAGATCGGCAAGTCTGCGGAGGTGGTTGGGGCTGATGCTCTGGGCAG GATGCTCATCATCTACCCGCAAACCAAGACCTACTTCTCCCACTGGACAGACTTGAAGCCCGGCTCTAAGCCCGTGAAGGAGCACGGAAAGAGGATCATTACTGCAATCGGCCAGGGTGTGGCCAAGATCGACGACCTGAACAGCGGCATGCTGGAGCTCAGCGAGCTGCACGCCTTCCAGCTGAGAGTTGACCCGGCGAACTTCAAG CTCCTGAGCCACTGCATCCTCGTGGTGCTGGCCGTCATGTTCCCCAAGGACTTCACCCCCGAGGTCCACGTCGCCATGGACAAATACCTGGCTTGCCTGTCCCTGGCTCTCTCTGAGAGATACCGCTGA
- the hbbe2 gene encoding hemoglobin beta embryonic-2: protein MVEWTQQERGIINSIFSSLDYEDVGPKALSRCLIVYPWTQRYFGGFGNLYNAETIKSNPNIAAHGIKVLHGLDRAVKNMDDIKGTYAELSVLHSEKLHVDPDNFRLLADCLTIVVAAKMGNGFTPDIQAAWQKFLAVVVSALGRQYH, encoded by the exons ATGGTTGAGTGGACTCAGCAGGAGCGCGGCATCATCAACAGCATCTTCTCCAGCCTGGACTATGAAGATGTCGGACCCAAGGCTCTGAGCAG GTGTCTGATCGTCTACCCCTGGACCCAGAGGTACTTCGGCGGCTTCGGCAACCTCTACAACGCCGAGACCATCAAGAGCAACCCCAACATCGCGGCCCACGGGATCAAGGTGCTGCACGGCCTGGACCGCGCCGTCAAGAACATGGACGACATTAAGGGCACGTACGCCGAGCTCAGCGTCCTGCACTCCGAGAAGCTACACGTCGACCCCGACAACTTCAGG CTCTTGGCTGACTGCCTGACCATCGTCGTCGCCGCAAAAATGGGAAACGGCTTCACTCCCGACATCCAGGCCGCATGGCAGAAGTTCCTGGCCGTGGTTGTGTCCGCTCTGGGAAGGCAGTACCACTAA
- the hbae4 gene encoding hemoglobin subunit alpha-D-like, producing the protein MLSKKERELIAEIWEKLTPVAEDIGSDALLRMFASYPGTKTYFSHLDISARSAHLLSHGKKIVLAIAEGARDISQLTVTLAPLQTLHAYQLRIDPTNFKLFSHCMLVTLACHMGDDFTPVAHAAMDKYLSAFAAVLAEKYR; encoded by the exons ATGCTctcaaagaaagagagggagctgATTGCAGAAATATGGGAAAAGCTGACTCCTGTGGCAGAAGATATTGGCTCAGACGCGCTTCTTAG GATGTTCGCCTCTTACCCAGGCACCAAGACGTACTTCTCCCACCTCGACATCAGCGCCCGCTCCGCTCACCTGCTCTCCCACGGGAAGAAGATCGTCCTGGCCATCGCAGAGGGAGCCAGAGACATCAGCCAGCTGACCGTCACTCTGGCTCCTCTCCAAACGCTGCACGCCTACCAGCTCCGGATAGACCCGACCAACTTCAAG ctcttctcACACTGTATGCTCGTCACCCTGGCCTGTCACATGGGTGACGACTTCACGCCGGTTGCACACGCGGCGATGGACAAGTACCTGTCAGCGTTCGCAGCCGTGCTCGCTGAGAAATACCGATGA